A genomic stretch from Hemicordylus capensis ecotype Gifberg chromosome 1, rHemCap1.1.pri, whole genome shotgun sequence includes:
- the ISCA2 gene encoding iron-sulfur cluster assembly 2 homolog, mitochondrial isoform X2, translated as MAARAVLACFRSLRSCGQSSHSLAPWQRIRTPTYGSQNSACAPRVGVQWVTSSASGETQHDSNEGQIHLSESCVKRLLEIAEGSEFLRLQVEGGGCSGFQYKFSLDTVVKSDDRVFEQGGARVVVDVDSLSFVKGAMVDFNKELIRSSFQVVSNPQAEQGCSCGSSFSVKL; from the exons ATGGCGGCACGGgctgtgcttgcttgctttaggAGCCTGAGGTCTTGCGGGCAGAGCAG CCATTCTCTTGCTCCCTGGCAACGGATAAGGACCCCAACCTATGGCTCACAGAACAGTGCCTGTGCACCAAGGGTAGGAGTGCAGTGGGTCACATCCTCTGCCTCTGGAGAAACCCAACATGATTCTAATGAGGGACAGATCCACCTCAGTGAGAGCTGTGTAAAG AGGCTGTTGGAGATTGCAGAAGGGTCTGAATTCCTCAGGCTGCAGGTGGAAGGAGGTGGCTGTTCTGGTTTCCAGTACAAGTTTTCCTTGGATACAGTTGTCAAATCTGATGACAG GGTTTTTGAACAAGGTGGCGCTCGAGTGGTTGTTGACGTGGACAGCCTAAGCTTTGTGAAAGGAGCAATGGTGGACTTCAACAAGGAGCTAATTCGCAGCTCATTCCAGGTGGTGAGCAATCCCCAGGCAGAACAAGGCTGCTCCTGCGGATCGTCCTTCTCAGTTAAACTCTGA
- the ISCA2 gene encoding iron-sulfur cluster assembly 2 homolog, mitochondrial isoform X1 — translation MAARAVLACFRSLRSCGQSRYHSLAPWQRIRTPTYGSQNSACAPRVGVQWVTSSASGETQHDSNEGQIHLSESCVKRLLEIAEGSEFLRLQVEGGGCSGFQYKFSLDTVVKSDDRVFEQGGARVVVDVDSLSFVKGAMVDFNKELIRSSFQVVSNPQAEQGCSCGSSFSVKL, via the exons ATGGCGGCACGGgctgtgcttgcttgctttaggAGCCTGAGGTCTTGCGGGCAGAGCAGGTA CCATTCTCTTGCTCCCTGGCAACGGATAAGGACCCCAACCTATGGCTCACAGAACAGTGCCTGTGCACCAAGGGTAGGAGTGCAGTGGGTCACATCCTCTGCCTCTGGAGAAACCCAACATGATTCTAATGAGGGACAGATCCACCTCAGTGAGAGCTGTGTAAAG AGGCTGTTGGAGATTGCAGAAGGGTCTGAATTCCTCAGGCTGCAGGTGGAAGGAGGTGGCTGTTCTGGTTTCCAGTACAAGTTTTCCTTGGATACAGTTGTCAAATCTGATGACAG GGTTTTTGAACAAGGTGGCGCTCGAGTGGTTGTTGACGTGGACAGCCTAAGCTTTGTGAAAGGAGCAATGGTGGACTTCAACAAGGAGCTAATTCGCAGCTCATTCCAGGTGGTGAGCAATCCCCAGGCAGAACAAGGCTGCTCCTGCGGATCGTCCTTCTCAGTTAAACTCTGA